One part of the Salinivirga cyanobacteriivorans genome encodes these proteins:
- a CDS encoding T9SS type A sorting domain-containing protein translates to MMNDFTLRTYAKTLFVFIATALLSLSATGQTVLFSDDFNGSFPGEWTNNVIAGPAGFPGWEWTDVGGDYGGQLNSTTSGNGYLILDSDQYGETGTPEEADLISPSIDCSDKDIIQFSVEHWARSYGNADITISISTDNFNTEDVIYNWVGAQNDANGTNQVISNFDISEYAAGESNVKIKFKWQGEWDFWWLIDDIEVTGLEVPSGNITDLVYWLRGDLGVTGATPVTNWADQSGNGNDATPGNGPDQITSSDMNNQQVMAFDGNDELNIANNPRINGGTGYDGRERTMFVAFQTGADIATTQYIYEEGGSVNGIGVYIKNGNLYLNIYNDNASNRITLHETINANTTYILIFNWDNGTFGGYLNNIPFSNQTPFGTITNLKQHTGDISIGYTGGTTRNETGGTHGSGNNFTGEIAEILYYDASLLEEEVLDISLELADRYGISFDPVTTYYSYQTGDWDASSTWTHDPGGTTQTATDVPGDNDIVVLLSGRTVTLNGNVTQSNLDVTIRAGATLNQSTYTFTNGLLALAGTGTFKLASTDFPSVSTNDFVGAEGGTTEYYNDADFTLPAAQTEYNNLRINAPGVAATQLSNITLNGNLHVKQGTYQINDNSANRRQLTINGNVLVDNGASITTGTGNTVSGDEGGGTAPFTDYYDKNSHRVVVYGDFTNNGTVKFTNQNYPEYNAFPTDGMATVYFMGTTNNTLTANGTSDFYNLVLDKGIDKTYKLTVYSTDYSNFRLFGRNNIGGQNPGPNPDLRKALWIRTGTLELTGLTVIPSLVEGTDCGSSPNSDYYIPANGALVLNGPEVIVLTTADTHEEINLAYGVSAGNDGDCGVATGGCTSFSILGKLQVNDGYFSTRESGGIITWDDAAGELIINGGIVDVKQYRSAGSSGGLASFTQSGGTFLLRGRFQRTPTAFSAISNLKDFSSNTLNTNRVTDGLNGSLATFNINEPANVFAMSGGTIRIYDVCGTGDSEAFQVFSSDANNSVSGGTLEIIPTTGTGTDATEFYIETTADLGNLTINRASSSASVDLKTHDLTVLNDITITSGDFNANNLDLTIGGDFTLASGTSYTPGANTTTFNGTKNQQLTINLASAQSFNDFILNNSSGNKLTLSGTQSTINIDNTLTIQKGELADNGKTINVTGDIYNAGTHSGDGKIVLNGSADQAINGSGNGTFGNIELNNTAGSTAPVSLEANATINGTLTFSQDKLFDISTHKLTFGQTATVANAGTDRFIRTAGNAGDGGVTKTYTASATSFTFPVGTISTSHAAAEYTPANLSFGTNPNTFGNITVVPVGYEHPNTTTKDRSLTYFWRVKSEGFDMGSATVNHAYTYSQNDVVTGGDVSEDGYIAAIYDNNAMDWTTYAVADVDESTNIIGGTTTALEAVSFIDGEFTAGDNDGTDPFGVPVKFYSVADGFWGDASTWSFTSGGTPGAGIPGENDIVVIENNHTVELEHNGADYPMDYDVRNCASLLIEDGAVLDIKSNTSSIFSIVLNHPNGNGLIRVTTEKAANNSIPQFFSFPSGDFSDFNTNGGTTEYYDIDGTVGALYILPSDVTSYGNLILSAKGGDNVVLPNNSETIINGDLTCSSIDNDTRAWIAMEWNTDVWPYNSNDYNPVIEKTVHVKGNLNVNAGTFIFLNNEVPQHLIVDENITIDSDALMEVYPGYPFANPAQPNTVKIGGSLINNNVAEFKDGDFYCDVTFFGSGTANITNTEGAPTTTFNKLTIDKGNTRSDELIVDIEGTLNTPTDNWLTLVNGTFKYLHDDDLTITEGSEFTIPSTAGLFVNSPGNTVYLANDNVNDNDVYLQGKLTVVDGDVYVGQTWSPNNNNDIEYSGGGDSEIDIQGGSLTVNGQIRRNPSTSAGILKYSQSGGDVTINGRNHNTDNAKLEILNAGSEFNMSGGTLTIERGGGAGTYGDLYLRPEISSVTGGEIIFNPDDVNEDQNYIFDANVPVWNLTINGTDGYNANLKLLVSPLTLKNDMLINSAGTLDANVNFDIPVTIKGDFTNNGTYTHQRNLTTFSGGEQAVLGSSNITFHDLIATPVTSLALSKDITVNNDLTLTSGTLICGDYYTNVEGDVTNNANYTDNTTGIVLNGRDQQNIQGTGTWGQLELDNAAGARLESEITLQNDFILTKGVFDINSKLLTLLENSDIVGSDFSNTKMIASDGVYSDVGISKVFSSAYNGVTYLYPLGTSNKYTPAEITITNIDNTGSIRINNINENHPGVIDENNVLNYFWDIESTGVTNFSGTIELNYLDDDVQVTGTNTEADYIAAHLLIPGSSWSKASPGAGTDNVDESNNIITFNFSNAGSLSGEYTTGIDAALPDQVPEFTSNQSGNWSNPDIWDQTDGDSYTLTGAPNGFIINIKEGHTVTTDANYASAYRISIEGKLAIDNSTYGHNIGLVSGSGTLYLENGTFPAGRYSTFFDCTNNSTLEYGGSTDYALIADLYSTVANLHFTGTGARTLPNKDLSICNQILIDGPTVDNSVNNSKLTIQGTMERYNSGAFISGTGADATVTFAGTSEQTIGGALGDFNGSNAFNNLKIDNSNGLTINNNGDIEVSGKLMLTDGNINTTATNQLTITNTNSDCIVPAGGQSNSFVDGPLKKSIIQGDNFNFPIGKDGELGNKLVLSASEAGTIEWTVEYFTPNDTYTSYNTPLSYVNSYDRWSVSAAPGSKANVGIKWDANSDLTPANTENGLADMRVAKYDEGNSVWNELTSSASGGTNLGTVTTVGKITIPAGGYSLFSSACINTIKPRAKFTPSGPVCGTSGIPVSFSSSPSLDYVLSYTLDGVPQPDITVSSTPYTLPTQAGGGVYKLVSFTYDGGKTGAVDQSEITAYEQPAVPDAGLDQSICGGTQANISGSAPGVGSVLWSVTSGAGGSIVSPTSESTVFNGTNGSGYTLTYTVDNGGCTASDDVNIDFPVLAAQPGDFLVSSSDVCQTESGVEYTVPDDATVNYTWTFDNNGNTGDGNDNLAISGSGNSITADFSAVTGDGTLQVVASNACGDSDPRTIDIAIHPMPVVNLTNDDPDGDNTICNGSTIEFTATENSGSGLSVADYEFLINGAPVQSGLSDTYSTGTLSNGDQVEVVITSDASCATTSSAQTISVGDRVWDGSTSTDWSVADNWSCGDVPANTDEIVIPGSAATMPEILANAECGGLTVESGATITVQGTNNFDIYGNWNNYGTFDGATGTVNIKGNASLNGSAELTINNLTIDNGVTLTASGNNLNITGDLTNNGAFAHNNGTVSFNGTNAQSISGDFTGTSTLNNVVIDNAAGVNLASGNKQIDGTLNLTNGLLESNGLLTLGQNATTNVNDASGQVTSYVNGVLSKIILGNDDFFFPIGDGAAYKPVGVSAENAPGTNTWTAQYNNVAPAEHPIQTGSEIIRVSNAESWTVTSSGGDARVTISWNNLYDGNIYVDSDQLNSLRVAHLNNSSEWVSTGSGSTTGAGGDFGTVTSGDIVVFDGAKAGPETFTLSTTNDQYHLLPVELLSFTGKDDGGIVKLNWVTASETNNDYFAVQHSTDATNYSTIGTVSGAGNSVETNNYDFTHYQPANGINYYRLKQVDFDGNFEIHQTIAVHTESLSLVGNESFKIYPNPYSEGDLTLEIENVEANSQIILSVLNMTGDVLFNDKISVPANKQIVNYNELTNLEPGLYLIHMKFGNEVAVKRLIVY, encoded by the coding sequence ATGATGAACGATTTTACTTTGCGCACATACGCCAAAACACTCTTTGTTTTTATAGCAACCGCGCTTCTTTCCTTAAGCGCTACAGGACAAACCGTGCTGTTTAGTGATGATTTTAATGGAAGTTTTCCGGGGGAATGGACAAATAATGTAATTGCCGGGCCCGCAGGATTTCCAGGTTGGGAATGGACTGATGTTGGGGGAGATTATGGCGGACAATTAAACTCCACGACTTCTGGAAATGGTTATCTTATTTTAGATTCTGACCAATATGGTGAAACAGGGACACCCGAAGAGGCCGATTTAATTTCACCCTCAATAGATTGTAGCGATAAAGATATTATTCAATTTTCTGTGGAGCATTGGGCTCGCTCATATGGTAATGCGGACATCACAATTTCAATAAGTACAGATAATTTTAATACAGAAGATGTTATTTATAACTGGGTTGGAGCACAAAATGACGCAAATGGAACCAATCAAGTTATTTCTAACTTTGATATTTCAGAATATGCCGCCGGAGAAAGTAATGTGAAAATTAAATTCAAATGGCAAGGTGAATGGGATTTTTGGTGGTTGATCGACGATATTGAAGTAACCGGCTTAGAAGTCCCATCCGGCAACATAACGGATTTAGTCTACTGGCTTCGAGGCGACTTAGGTGTTACAGGAGCAACCCCCGTAACAAATTGGGCAGACCAATCGGGCAATGGAAACGATGCTACACCAGGGAATGGCCCCGATCAAATTACATCTTCTGATATGAACAATCAACAGGTGATGGCATTCGATGGAAACGATGAACTGAATATTGCCAATAATCCAAGGATCAACGGCGGTACAGGTTATGACGGAAGAGAAAGAACCATGTTCGTGGCTTTTCAAACGGGTGCAGATATTGCAACTACACAATATATTTATGAAGAGGGGGGTAGTGTAAATGGAATTGGTGTTTATATAAAAAACGGCAACCTTTACCTGAATATTTATAATGACAATGCAAGCAACCGGATCACTTTACACGAAACCATCAATGCAAATACTACATATATACTTATATTTAACTGGGATAATGGTACGTTTGGGGGATATTTAAATAATATACCGTTTTCGAACCAAACGCCCTTCGGCACAATTACAAACTTAAAACAGCACACAGGCGATATTTCTATTGGCTACACTGGAGGAACAACAAGAAATGAAACCGGTGGCACACATGGATCAGGAAATAACTTTACCGGAGAAATTGCCGAAATTCTATATTACGATGCTTCTCTGCTTGAAGAAGAGGTATTAGATATTTCCCTGGAACTGGCTGATCGTTATGGAATATCATTCGATCCTGTTACAACTTATTATTCATATCAAACCGGTGATTGGGATGCTTCCAGCACATGGACGCACGATCCGGGCGGTACAACCCAAACTGCAACTGACGTTCCCGGAGATAATGATATAGTTGTGCTTCTTAGTGGTCGCACAGTAACACTGAATGGCAATGTAACTCAGTCTAATCTCGATGTAACCATTCGCGCCGGAGCTACGCTTAACCAGTCTACATATACCTTCACAAATGGATTGCTCGCTCTTGCGGGAACCGGTACGTTCAAGCTGGCATCAACTGACTTTCCATCTGTGTCCACTAATGATTTTGTAGGAGCAGAGGGCGGCACTACCGAATACTACAACGATGCCGACTTCACCCTGCCCGCTGCGCAAACCGAATACAACAATTTGCGAATCAATGCACCGGGTGTAGCTGCAACCCAATTAAGCAATATTACACTAAATGGCAACCTGCACGTAAAACAGGGAACATACCAAATAAACGATAACTCGGCCAATCGCCGGCAACTCACGATTAACGGCAATGTACTGGTCGACAATGGAGCATCCATTACCACGGGAACAGGAAATACGGTAAGTGGTGACGAGGGTGGTGGAACCGCTCCTTTTACGGACTATTACGACAAGAATTCACACCGAGTGGTCGTATACGGGGATTTTACAAACAACGGTACGGTAAAGTTTACCAACCAAAACTACCCCGAATACAATGCTTTCCCAACTGATGGAATGGCTACTGTCTATTTTATGGGAACAACCAACAACACATTAACAGCAAATGGCACCAGCGATTTTTACAACCTGGTTTTGGATAAAGGAATTGACAAAACGTATAAACTAACTGTCTATTCCACCGATTACAGCAACTTCCGGCTTTTTGGGCGGAACAATATAGGCGGACAAAACCCCGGACCTAACCCCGACTTACGAAAAGCGCTGTGGATTAGAACAGGAACTTTGGAACTGACAGGGTTGACCGTCATTCCATCGCTTGTAGAAGGAACCGATTGTGGCTCCAGCCCAAACTCCGATTATTATATTCCGGCCAATGGCGCACTTGTTCTTAATGGACCCGAGGTAATTGTATTAACTACCGCCGACACCCATGAAGAAATCAATCTCGCATACGGAGTATCAGCAGGAAACGATGGAGATTGTGGTGTGGCCACGGGTGGTTGTACCTCTTTCTCTATACTCGGAAAATTACAGGTTAACGATGGTTACTTTTCTACACGCGAATCAGGGGGTATCATCACCTGGGACGATGCCGCAGGAGAATTAATCATTAATGGTGGTATTGTTGACGTGAAACAGTACAGATCAGCCGGCAGTTCCGGCGGATTGGCGTCTTTTACACAAAGCGGCGGTACATTTCTGCTGCGTGGACGTTTCCAACGCACCCCAACGGCTTTCTCCGCCATATCAAACTTAAAAGACTTTTCGTCCAACACCCTAAATACAAACCGTGTAACAGATGGTCTGAATGGAAGCCTCGCCACTTTCAACATTAATGAACCAGCCAACGTATTTGCCATGTCAGGCGGTACCATCCGCATTTACGATGTGTGCGGAACCGGCGACAGTGAGGCATTTCAAGTATTCTCCAGCGACGCTAACAACAGCGTTTCAGGAGGCACACTTGAAATTATCCCTACTACGGGTACAGGTACCGATGCCACAGAGTTTTATATTGAAACCACAGCCGACCTGGGGAACCTTACCATTAACAGGGCGAGCAGTTCTGCCAGTGTGGATTTAAAAACACATGATCTGACAGTCCTTAATGACATAACCATTACATCCGGCGATTTCAACGCCAACAATCTGGATTTGACCATTGGTGGTGATTTTACCCTTGCCAGTGGAACTTCATACACACCCGGGGCGAACACAACCACGTTCAACGGTACAAAAAATCAGCAACTTACCATTAACCTGGCCTCAGCGCAAAGCTTTAACGATTTCATACTGAACAATAGTTCGGGGAACAAACTGACCCTAAGTGGGACACAAAGTACAATAAACATCGACAATACCCTGACCATACAAAAAGGCGAACTGGCCGATAATGGCAAAACCATCAATGTAACCGGAGATATATACAATGCAGGCACACACAGTGGCGATGGAAAAATTGTACTAAATGGTTCTGCCGATCAGGCAATTAACGGATCAGGAAACGGGACTTTCGGTAACATTGAACTCAACAACACCGCGGGCAGCACAGCTCCTGTTTCACTCGAGGCCAATGCTACAATTAACGGAACGCTTACATTTTCGCAAGATAAGTTATTTGATATTTCAACCCATAAATTAACTTTTGGTCAAACTGCCACGGTAGCCAATGCCGGAACAGACCGCTTTATCCGAACAGCGGGCAATGCCGGCGATGGCGGAGTAACAAAAACATATACAGCCTCAGCCACTTCATTTACATTCCCCGTGGGAACAATCTCTACCAGCCATGCGGCTGCTGAATATACCCCGGCAAACCTTTCTTTTGGAACGAATCCCAATACTTTCGGCAATATTACCGTTGTGCCGGTCGGCTATGAACACCCAAACACTACGACAAAAGACAGGAGTTTAACCTATTTTTGGCGTGTAAAGTCTGAGGGTTTCGATATGGGTTCGGCTACAGTAAATCATGCGTATACCTATTCACAAAATGATGTAGTGACAGGCGGCGACGTAAGCGAAGATGGATATATAGCCGCAATTTATGATAACAATGCAATGGATTGGACAACGTATGCCGTTGCTGATGTGGATGAAAGCACTAATATTATTGGCGGAACAACCACAGCACTCGAAGCTGTAAGCTTCATCGACGGGGAATTTACTGCCGGAGATAACGATGGTACGGATCCCTTTGGAGTGCCCGTCAAGTTTTACAGTGTAGCTGATGGATTTTGGGGAGACGCTTCTACCTGGTCCTTTACCAGTGGAGGCACTCCAGGAGCAGGCATTCCGGGCGAAAATGATATTGTTGTAATTGAAAATAACCATACGGTAGAATTAGAACATAATGGTGCTGACTATCCAATGGATTATGATGTTCGAAACTGCGCCAGTTTATTAATTGAGGATGGAGCGGTTCTGGATATAAAGAGTAACACATCCAGTATTTTTAGTATCGTTTTAAACCATCCAAATGGAAATGGGCTGATCAGGGTAACTACTGAAAAAGCGGCTAATAACAGCATTCCACAGTTTTTCTCTTTCCCTTCAGGTGACTTTTCAGATTTTAACACAAACGGGGGTACAACGGAGTATTATGACATTGATGGAACAGTAGGTGCTTTATATATTTTACCATCTGACGTTACTTCTTACGGGAATTTAATTTTGAGTGCCAAAGGAGGAGATAATGTGGTATTACCTAACAATAGCGAGACTATAATAAATGGAGACTTAACGTGTAGTTCGATTGACAACGACACGAGGGCATGGATTGCAATGGAATGGAACACAGATGTTTGGCCATACAATTCTAATGATTATAATCCCGTAATTGAAAAAACTGTGCATGTAAAAGGAAATTTAAATGTAAATGCAGGGACGTTTATTTTCCTCAATAATGAAGTACCTCAACATTTAATCGTAGATGAAAACATAACTATCGACTCTGATGCGCTAATGGAAGTGTATCCGGGTTATCCTTTTGCCAACCCTGCTCAACCCAATACGGTTAAAATTGGAGGAAGTTTAATAAACAATAATGTTGCTGAATTTAAAGATGGAGATTTTTACTGCGATGTAACATTTTTCGGAAGCGGAACAGCCAATATAACAAATACAGAAGGAGCTCCAACAACCACATTTAATAAACTAACCATAGATAAAGGGAACACACGTTCCGATGAACTTATCGTCGACATCGAAGGAACACTCAACACCCCAACCGACAACTGGCTTACCCTTGTAAACGGTACGTTCAAATATTTGCACGATGATGACTTAACCATCACCGAAGGCAGCGAATTTACCATTCCTTCAACAGCCGGACTTTTTGTCAACTCTCCCGGCAATACCGTATATCTGGCTAACGATAACGTAAACGATAACGATGTGTACCTGCAGGGAAAACTTACCGTAGTTGATGGCGATGTGTATGTGGGGCAAACGTGGTCTCCAAACAACAATAACGACATTGAATATTCCGGAGGTGGCGATTCTGAAATCGATATTCAGGGCGGCAGCTTAACCGTAAACGGGCAAATTCGCCGCAACCCGTCTACCTCGGCAGGGATTCTCAAATACAGCCAATCAGGTGGCGATGTAACCATTAATGGCCGCAATCACAACACCGACAACGCTAAACTGGAAATTCTGAATGCTGGTAGCGAATTCAACATGTCAGGTGGTACGCTCACCATTGAACGGGGCGGCGGTGCCGGCACATATGGCGACCTTTACCTGCGTCCCGAAATCAGCAGCGTTACTGGTGGTGAAATTATTTTCAACCCCGATGACGTAAACGAAGACCAAAACTATATCTTCGATGCCAATGTGCCCGTTTGGAACCTCACCATCAACGGAACCGATGGCTACAACGCCAACCTAAAATTACTGGTTAGCCCGCTTACACTTAAAAACGACATGTTAATCAATAGCGCTGGAACACTTGATGCCAATGTAAATTTTGATATTCCAGTTACCATAAAAGGCGATTTCACAAATAACGGGACCTATACACACCAGCGCAACCTCACAACATTCAGTGGTGGAGAACAAGCTGTTTTAGGATCTTCAAATATCACATTCCATGATCTGATTGCAACCCCGGTAACAAGCCTGGCACTCAGTAAAGACATTACTGTAAATAACGACCTCACATTAACATCCGGAACGTTGATTTGCGGAGATTACTATACAAATGTAGAAGGCGATGTAACAAATAACGCCAACTACACCGATAACACAACTGGCATTGTGCTCAATGGACGCGACCAACAAAACATACAGGGAACCGGCACATGGGGCCAGCTGGAATTGGACAATGCTGCCGGAGCACGTTTAGAAAGCGAAATCACGCTTCAAAACGATTTCATACTGACAAAAGGTGTGTTTGATATTAATTCAAAACTTCTAACACTACTGGAAAACAGCGACATTGTAGGGAGTGACTTCAGCAACACAAAAATGATTGCCTCAGACGGAGTATACAGTGATGTGGGAATCAGCAAAGTATTTTCCAGTGCTTACAATGGGGTTACATACTTATATCCATTGGGCACATCAAATAAATACACACCTGCAGAAATTACCATTACAAATATTGACAATACCGGTAGCATCCGGATCAATAACATTAACGAAAACCACCCTGGTGTGATAGATGAAAACAATGTATTAAACTATTTTTGGGATATTGAAAGTACCGGAGTTACCAATTTCAGCGGAACCATTGAACTAAATTATCTTGATGATGATGTGCAGGTAACAGGTACCAATACAGAAGCTGATTATATTGCAGCACACCTGCTAATTCCCGGTTCAAGTTGGTCAAAAGCTTCCCCCGGCGCAGGAACAGACAACGTAGATGAATCCAATAATATCATCACATTCAACTTTTCTAATGCTGGCTCGTTATCAGGCGAATACACTACCGGAATAGATGCAGCCCTACCCGACCAGGTGCCCGAATTTACCAGCAACCAAAGCGGGAACTGGTCAAATCCCGATATTTGGGATCAAACAGACGGTGATTCTTATACGTTGACAGGCGCACCCAATGGATTCATTATTAACATTAAGGAAGGACACACAGTAACGACTGATGCAAATTATGCTTCAGCCTACCGCATCTCCATAGAGGGAAAATTAGCAATTGACAATTCAACCTACGGGCACAATATTGGACTGGTCAGCGGCTCAGGGACTTTATACTTAGAAAATGGAACGTTCCCCGCCGGACGTTACTCCACTTTCTTCGATTGCACCAACAATTCAACCCTTGAGTATGGCGGATCAACCGATTACGCTTTAATTGCCGACCTCTACTCCACCGTGGCCAACCTGCACTTTACCGGAACGGGCGCTCGAACATTGCCCAATAAAGACCTATCCATTTGCAACCAAATACTAATTGACGGGCCGACCGTAGACAATAGCGTAAACAATAGCAAACTTACAATTCAAGGCACTATGGAACGCTACAACTCTGGTGCATTTATAAGTGGAACTGGTGCCGATGCAACAGTAACCTTTGCTGGCACATCGGAACAAACTATTGGTGGAGCATTGGGCGATTTTAATGGAAGTAACGCCTTTAACAATTTAAAAATTGACAACAGCAATGGTCTTACAATCAATAACAATGGCGATATTGAAGTTAGCGGAAAACTTATGTTAACAGATGGAAACATCAACACTACCGCAACCAACCAACTTACCATTACAAATACAAACAGCGACTGCATAGTTCCGGCAGGCGGACAAAGCAACTCATTCGTAGACGGTCCTTTAAAGAAATCCATTATTCAGGGCGATAACTTCAATTTCCCCATTGGAAAAGATGGAGAATTGGGCAACAAACTGGTACTATCTGCCAGTGAAGCAGGTACTATTGAGTGGACTGTAGAGTATTTTACACCAAACGACACTTATACAAGCTACAATACGCCGCTCTCATATGTGAACTCATACGACCGCTGGTCGGTTTCGGCTGCACCTGGAAGCAAAGCCAATGTAGGAATTAAGTGGGACGCCAACAGCGACCTTACGCCAGCCAATACAGAAAATGGCTTGGCTGATATGCGTGTGGCAAAATACGACGAAGGGAATTCAGTATGGAACGAACTGACCTCTAGTGCATCAGGAGGCACTAATTTAGGAACGGTTACCACAGTTGGTAAAATAACAATTCCTGCAGGGGGGTATTCGCTATTCTCATCGGCCTGCATCAATACCATTAAACCACGGGCAAAATTTACCCCTTCGGGGCCTGTTTGCGGCACGAGTGGCATTCCGGTTTCATTTTCATCAAGTCCTTCATTAGATTATGTACTGAGCTATACGCTTGATGGCGTACCTCAACCTGACATTACAGTAAGCTCAACACCATACACACTCCCAACACAAGCCGGCGGCGGCGTGTATAAACTTGTGTCATTTACTTATGATGGAGGGAAAACCGGTGCAGTAGACCAAAGCGAAATAACCGCTTACGAACAACCGGCTGTGCCCGATGCAGGATTAGACCAGTCAATCTGCGGGGGAACACAGGCTAACATATCAGGATCAGCTCCAGGTGTTGGTTCAGTCCTTTGGAGCGTAACCTCAGGTGCGGGTGGATCTATCGTTTCTCCCACATCAGAAAGCACTGTTTTCAATGGTACAAATGGTTCCGGTTACACATTAACTTACACGGTTGATAATGGGGGTTGCACAGCCTCTGATGATGTCAATATTGACTTCCCGGTACTGGCGGCGCAACCCGGAGACTTCCTTGTGTCAAGCAGCGATGTTTGCCAAACTGAATCGGGCGTAGAATATACCGTCCCCGATGATGCCACTGTAAATTACACATGGACCTTTGACAACAATGGAAATACAGGAGATGGAAATGATAATCTGGCAATTTCAGGTTCAGGAAACAGCATTACAGCAGACTTTAGCGCGGTTACTGGTGATGGTACGTTACAGGTTGTAGCATCCAATGCCTGTGGCGATAGCGATCCGCGCACAATTGACATTGCAATTCACCCTATGCCCGTTGTCAATCTTACCAATGATGATCCAGATGGCGACAATACGATTTGTAACGGCTCTACCATTGAGTTTACAGCAACAGAAAATTCAGGATCAGGACTTTCCGTAGCCGACTACGAGTTTTTAATCAATGGAGCCCCTGTGCAAAGTGGCTTATCCGACACATACAGTACTGGCACTTTGTCAAATGGCGACCAGGTAGAAGTTGTCATTACATCCGACGCAAGTTGTGCTACCACCAGTTCAGCACAAACCATTTCGGTAGGCGACCGTGTGTGGGACGGCAGCACCAGTACCGATTGGTCAGTAGCTGATAACTGGAGCTGTGGCGATGTGCCTGCCAATACCGATGAAATCGTGATACCGGGCTCTGCTGCAACAATGCCCGAAATACTGGCTAATGCCGAATGCGGAGGCCTTACAGTTGAGTCAGGAGCCACAATAACAGTTCAGGGTACCAATAATTTCGATATTTATGGTAACTGGAACAATTATGGAACTTTTGATGGAGCAACTGGAACTGTAAATATCAAAGGAAACGCTTCACTTAATGGATCGGCTGAATTGACCATAAATAACCTTACTATTGATAATGGAGTAACCCTCACTGCTTCTGGTAATAATTTAAATATTACAGGCGACCTGACCAACAATGGCGCTTTTGCCCACAACAATGGTACAGTCTCGTTCAACGGTACGAATGCCCAAAGCATATCAGGTGATTTTACAGGCACAAGCACACTAAACAATGTGGTAATTGACAATGCAGCAGGCGTGAATCTTGCATCAGGGAACAAACAAATAGACGGAACACTAAACCTAACAAACGGATTACTCGAATCCAACGGATTACTGACCCTGGGACAAAATGCTACAACCAATGTAAATGATGCCAGTGGGCAGGTTACCAGCTATGTCAATGGTGTGTTAAGCAAAATTATTTTAGGCAATGACGATTTCTTTTTCCCCATTGGAGATGGAGCAGCATATAAACCAGTGGGCGTATCAGCAGAAAACGCACCCGGCACAAACACATGGACAGCACAATACAACAATGTAGCTCCGGCAGAGCATCCAATACAAACAGGATCTGAAATCATCAGGGTTAGCAATGCAGAGAGCTGGACCGTAACCTCATCAGGCGGTGATGCCAGAGTTACCATATCATGGAACAACCTTTATGATGGAAATATCTATGTGGATAGCGACCAGCTAAACTCCTTGCGGGTAGCTCACCTGAACAACAGTTCTGAATGGGTTAGTACAGGCTCAGGGTCAACCACAGGTGCTGGAGGTGACTTTGGCACTGTAACCTCGGGCGACATTGTAGTGTTTGATGGGGCCAAAGCCGGACCGGAAACATTTACCCTGTCAACTACAAATGATCAATATCATCTGCTACCTGTAGAATTACTATCTTTTACAGGTAAAGATGATGGTGGCATTGTAAAACTTAACTGGGTTACTGCTTCTGAAACAAATAATGATTATTTTGCTGTTCAACACAGCACAGATGCCACTAACTATAGCACCATTGGAACGGTAAGCGGAGCTGGTAACAGCGTAGAAACAAACAACTATGATTTTACGCATTATCAACCTGCAAATGGAATTAACTATTACCGTTTAAAGCAAGTCGACTTTGATGGTAATTTTGAAATACATCAAACCATTGCCGTGCATACTGAAAGCTTATCGCTGGTTGGTAATGAATCATTTAAAATTTACCCCAACCCATACAGCGAAGGAGATTTGACACTAGAAATTGAAAACGTAGAGGCCAATTCTCAGATTATACTATCAGTGCTGAACATGACCGGGGATGTTTTATTTAATGATAAAATTTCTGTTCCGGCCAATAAGCAAATTGTCAATTATAATGAACTGACAAACCTGGAACCCGGCTTATACCTTATTCACATGAAATTCGGGAACGAGGTGGCAGTGAAGCGACTAATAGTTTACTAA